The following are from one region of the Girardinichthys multiradiatus isolate DD_20200921_A chromosome 9, DD_fGirMul_XY1, whole genome shotgun sequence genome:
- the tle2a gene encoding transducin-like enhancer protein 2a, which yields MFPQNRPPAPLQAPPGSSASVVVAAAAAAAAAASGTPQSLKLTYPETLDRIKEEFQFLQTQYHSLKLECEKLATEKTEIQRHYVMYYEMSYGLNIEMHKQTEIAKRLNVICAQLIPFLSQEHQQQVVQAMERAKQVTMGELNASIGVRGLPPLPQSQQLQAQHLSQHAQGLSVGPHPSGLPHPSLALGGGSGLLALSGALGAQLAAKDERAHLEAAAAAAASAAAAEHHRDREPGPSSLSNGDKSRPTDYLSNGKKRKAEEKEFMTDYGSDADKSDDNLVVDEDPSSPRSVQSYSSRENGLDKIPPSRKEGPPQASPTSLASSSSATSPSRGKEPPQREKSSTPGMKPGTPMSQESNTPGPSGPPQFRPVPGKPGVDPLALGLRNPLAVQGAYPPGAFGLPPPGVNGDLPGAAGYGAGLHLVSPQMNGAAAAAAAAAAAGYGRSPVVGYESPHPHMRVPGLPASLQSASGKPAYSFHVSADGQMQPVPFPPDALLGPGIPRHARQIHTLSHGEVVCAVTISTSTRHVYTGGKGCVKVWDISQPGSKSPMAQLDCLNRDNYIRSCKLLSDGRTLIVGGEASTLSIWDLATPTPRIKAELTSSAPACYALAISPDNKVCFSCCSDGNIVVWDLHNQTLVRQFQGHTDGASCIDISNDGTKLWTGGLDNTVRCWDLREGRQLQQHDFTSQIFSLGYCPTGEWLAVGMESSNVEVLHVSKPDKYQLHLHESCVLSLKFAYCGKWFVSTGKDNLLNAWRTPYGSSIFQSKESSSVLSCDISPDDQFIVTGSGDKKATVYEVIY from the exons TTTGAAACTGGAGTGTGAGAAACTGGCCACGGAGAAGACCGAGATCCAAAGACACTACGTTATG TATTATGAAATGTCCTACGGCCTTAACATTGAAATGCACAAACAG ACAGAGATTGCCAAGCGCTTGAACGTGATCTGCGCTCAGCTCATCCCCTTCCTGTCGCAGGAG CACCAGCAGCAGGTGGTCCAGGCCATGGAGCGCGCCAAACAGGTGACCATGGGGGAGCTAAATGCTTCGATAGGGGTACGTGGGCTCCCCCCTCTGCCTCAGAGC CAGCAGCTTCAGGCTCAGCACCTCTCCCAGCATGCCCAGGGTTTGTCAGTCGGCCCACACCCATCAGGACTGCCCCATCCAAGCCTGGCGCTCGGCGGAGGGTCCGGCCTGCTCGCCCTGTCCGGGGCTTTGGGGGCCCAACTTGCTGCCAAAGATGAAAGGGCGCACCTTGAGGCGGCCGCAGCCGCGGCAGCCTCGGCTGCTGCAGCAGAGCACCACAGAG ACCGGGAACCCGGACCA AGCTCCCTGTCCAACGGGGATAAGAGTCGTCCAACAGACTACCTGAGCAACGGCAAGAAGAGGAAAGCTGAAGAGAAGGAGTTCATGACGGACTAT GGCAGCGATGCGGATAAGAGCGATGATAATTTGGTGGTGGATGAG GACCCATCCTCCCCCCGCAGCGTGCAGTCCTACTCGTCAAGGGAGAATGGTTTAGACAAGATTCCCCCATCCCGGAAGGAGGGGCCCCCACAGGCCAGCCCCACCTCCCTGGCATCATCAAGCAGCGCTACCTCCCCCTCTCGAGGCAAAGAGCCCCCACAG AGAGAGAAATCCAGCACTCCAGGTATGAAGCCGGGAACCCCCATGTCTCAGGAGTCAAACACCCCAGGACCAAGTGGCCCGCCACAGTTCAGACCTGTGCCAGGAAAGCCCGGTGTAGATCCTCTTG CTCTGGGTCTGAGGAATCCCCTGGCGGTGCAGGGGGCCTACCCTCCGGGGGCTTTTGGCCTGCCTCCTCCAGGGGTGAACGGAGATCTGCCCGGGGCTGCAGGCTACGGTGCCGGCCTTCACTTGGTCTCCCCCCAGATGAACGGAGCTGCGGCGGCAGCAgcggctgcagctgctgcaggctACGGACGGTCCCCTGTG GTGGGCTATGAGTCTCCGCACCCACATATGAGGGTCCCTGGGCTTCCtgccagcctgcagtcagccTCCGGAAAACC CGCCTACTCGTTTCACGTGAGCGCTGATGGCCAGATGCAGCCGGTGCCGTTCCCCCCGGACGCCCTGCTGGGCCCGGGGATCCCGCGTCACGCTCGTCAGATCCACACACTGAGCCACGGAGAGGTGGTGTGCGCCGTCACAATCAGCACCTCCACACGCCACGTCTACACCGGAGGCAAGGGCTGCGTCAAGGTGTGGGACATCAGCCAGCCGGGCAGCAAGAGCCCCATGGCCCAGCTGGACTGCCTG AACAGGGATAACTACATCCGCTCCTGCAAGCTTCTGTCAGACGGTCGGACCCTGATCGTTGGAGGCGAGGCCAGCACGCTATCGATCTGGGATTTGGCCACGCCCACCCCGCGCATCAAGGCGGAGCTGACGTCGTCCGCGCCCGCCTGCTACGCTCTGGCCATCTCCCCCGACAACAAGGTCTGCTTCTCCTGCTGCAGCGACGGCAACATCGTCGTCTGGGACCTGCACAACCAAACATTGGTCAG GCAGTTCCAGGGCCACACGGACGGGGCCAGCTGCATCGACATCTCCAACGACGGCACCAAGCTCTGGACCGGAGGGCTGGACAACACGGTCCGCTGCTGGGACCTGCGGGAGGGAcggcagctgcagcagcacgACTTCACCTCACAG ATCTTCTCCCTGGGCTACTGTCCAACAGGCGAGTGGCTGGCTGTGGGGATGGAGAGCAGCAATGTGGAAGTCCTGCATGTCTCCAAACCCGACAAGTACCAGCTGCACCTCCACGAGAGCTGCGTCCTCTCCCTCAAGTTCGCCTACTGCG GTAAATGGTTTGTGAGCACAGGGAAAGATAACCTCCTGAATGCATGGCGGACACCCTACGGATCCAGCATATTCCAG TCTAAGGAGTCTTCGTCAGTTCTCAGCTGCGACATCTCACCTGATGACCAGTTCATCGTCACGGGCTCTGGGGACAAAAAGGCCACAGTCTATGAAGTAATCTACTGA